Genomic segment of Coffea arabica cultivar ET-39 chromosome 1e, Coffea Arabica ET-39 HiFi, whole genome shotgun sequence:
CATCTTTTCTGTCTTTCAATTTCTAATATAGATGTCTCTAGCTGCCAACTTGCTTGcttatgttttttttattttccccacAGGTCAGGTGTTTTTGATGTCCATAATTTGCAAGTGACACATATTCATTGCCCTCCCCCAGCCTGGTTGTGAGTATTAGAAGCAATTTTTAACTAAAATGCCTCAAGAAGAATGCATCACtggattcttttttcttttcttttttttctgtttgAATTTTTTCCCGCTTTTTACTGGTCTGCTTCTTGATGTGTTGGATTAGGGATGACTTCAATGACTTGGCCAATTTGTCATACATTAGAAAGCCATCCTGGTTACCTTTGTCCTCGGTGAGTTAAATAGTCTGCACCAACTCTACTCCATTGCCTATTGGACAATAATTGTTTTTAATCTTCAATCATATAGTTGCTACAGAACCCATAATACATGTGGTGCTTTTTATGCTTGATATTATTGTGCTAATAAAATACTCTACTGaaaccaagatttttttttttaaaacctgGTTGGATTATAAGATGGCTGCATGGCTTGCTTATTGTCCATTGCACTAGCCATTCGTAGATATGATTTCTTCGATTCTGGGATGCAGAATGTATAATTAagggaaaatcattcaaaacgtccttcacattttataagatgacttttttcgtcccttgcttttaaaagtgtaattttacgtcgtttacaaattcatattgactaaatttggtccctacctaaGTTTTTGACTCgttttttgccaaaattcaccacgtgacttgcatgtgatcattttttaagggcaaaattgtcaaatcaaatttttacataatctaATTCATAgttcctcacatttcacaaaatgaattttttcgttcctaaaatttttataaaatgaattgtttggttcctcacatttcaaaaaatgaattttttcatccctcacatttttcaaaatgaattttttcatctctcattgatcatgtgtatgaatagatatttttttataaacccacgtatatgtctatttgattttatctgaacagtacgaataacatgtaatttatctttattggatttcatctaaacatgctaatcgtagttatacacatgctattcaataaatatatataggggtttaaaactaataattttgtttgagacccaattatatatttatatgatttcaccatttgaacctattcaatatttgtgacatttctcttttggtaataatttatttatggaATTGTATAATAATGTCATCTAATTAATTGGTCCTAAGTTGAATTCTATAATTGTGctaacaaatttcagtttaaatatgaaatttctattcgatacttttaagaccaacagttgaatcacttgccttgtgattgtcttaaaatttgaaaatgtcaatcacttatttctttttatcatacttttcttttgtttattttttctgcccaaatttaatttgatataaATACTCGATAATAGTtaggattaaatgtcttctttattttcaaatttcgagtaaaagaaaatgaatataagtgaaaaactaacaattttttatatccatgtatatatctatttgatttcacttgagcagtacgaatagtatgtaatatatctttatttgatttcacattCTATTTgtactgttcaggtgaaatcaaacagatatatacatggatttaaaaaaaatttattcacacacatgatcaataaaagatgaaaaaattcattttgaaaaatgtgaaggataaaaaaattcattttgtgaaatgtaagggacgaaaaaatttattttataaaatgtgagggattatgattcgaattatataaaatttgatttgacaattttacctTTAAAATAtaatcatgtgcaaggcacatggtgaattttgatcaaaaactagtcggaaacctaagtagggatcaaatttggccaatgtgaatttgtaagagacgtaaaattacatttttaaaagtgagggacgaaaaatgttgttttgcaaaatgtgagggacgttttgaacgattttccctatAATTAATTTTCCCTTGTTAACATCATAATTAAAATAAACTAAGCTCTTTGACCAATCTTAAGCGAGCCTGCTGTCTGTTTTCTTTTATGTGAGATGAATTGCTACTTTCATCTCTTGAAACTTAAGTCGTAATAAGCAGATGATCTTATGCCATCACTCTCATGTTTCCGCTCCAATTAGTGTAGAAGAACCAAAGAATGACTTTATCCCTTAAATGACTTTGTTGCAGATATATGCAGTGGGATCATCTTCCAGAACAGGACTTCATCTTTTAGATTTCTATCCACGCTGCACATCCCCCTGTCATGTGGACAAGTAAGATACTCCTATAagttgctttttattttttctatcaAGAACTTTTTGCAGTTCATACCCCTGCAGATAATCTAGTTTGCTAGAATTTTGCAAGTTTGTAGAAGAATGTTGGCTTATATGGTTATTTTAGTTGTAATGCTTTTGTATCTGAAATGTGAAATCATGTCGCCTTGTAAAGGTGGCTAATATTCTGGTCATTCATtgaaatctctctctctccccctccctctctctccctctctactacagacacgcacacacacacacacatatatatatatacatgtatatatacatgtgtgtgtgtatgtgagAGAGAGACTTAAAATCAACTCCTTTTGCTTCGACTTGGAACTGGAGTGGGGAGGCAATGGCTAGAATACTTTTGGCAAAGAGGTTGGGCTAAGCTTATTTTGTTTCCCTCAGCGAGGATTCTCAGGACATGGTCGCAAATGGTCAGCATAAGCAAAATACATTTATTCCACTCTCCGAAGCTGTCACAGCATGTACTGCTCATCCGGTTCATGGTGCCATTGTGGCTGGAACAAAGGTTTGTAAATTTAAAAGATGAACAAGTTCACCATGCCGGTTCTATATTTATTTGCCAATGCTTTCGTGAtaaattttttgtttgctttTGAATAGGGTATAATTGACATGAGTTATCTGCCTTCTTTTGGTGGTATTGTTCTGTAATTCAGTAACAAATTTTctagttccacatttataaTACTATTATTTATCTCCAATAAGTAAATTGAACAAGTACACAGTTTAATGGAAACCCAATTAGGCCCAAGTGAGGGTACTGAAATTGGATTGATTGGTGCCAACTCATGGAAAGCTAAGGTCTTCCCTTAAGCAAAATGCACTTCATTAGaacacttttttttaaaaaaaaattgtagtaaAAAGTCTGATTTGTATGTGAATTGTGAGTAGACAAACCTCCGAACAGTTCTGAGTTTTGAAACCTGTGAGGTAGGGTCAACATATTTTTCTGCATTCGCAAAAGTTTAGCTTTTAATCTTTCTCAGTACTGCAGAGCTTCAGTCTTTTGACAGTATCAGTCAactaaaaattcattaaaaaactTCAAATTATATTCgctcaagaaaaaaaagaagaagaatgaaaGTGTATGCCTTTTGAGTTGTTTGTAGAATGCTTAGCTCTATGCCTTTGGTTTTTGTCAGAAATCATCTTTACTGCTGCTTTCCCAAGGATTCATGCAACGCCAAGAGGGAGATGACTCTCCAATCTAATTCTTGGGATCCAACAATGGAAGCCTATCATTTACGAGCCTGCTGAAACATCTAACTTAAGACGCTAGAGATTATTGCCTTTGTTGTTGCTGTGGTATGCATTAAAGGGTTAAATAAAATAGACCATTTACATTGCGCTCTTTGAAAGACAGTGGAGAAACAGCAACAGCAAGGCAATCAGCATTTTCAGCTCTTTTTAACTTGCACAGAGCGTGAGGGTAATACCACTGAGGCTGATATCATACAGCACACCGAGTGCAGGTTTAAAAAGTTCTATGGCTTATGTTTAAGTATATAGGTTGCAAAGGTATTGTTTGTCTTTAACATTTGATCATATTTGTATGTAAAATAGAAAATGGTAGCTTTTTGTGGCTGCAGTTTGCTTCACTGATTGCCAATCCTTTTTGGTAATTAGACTCATTACATCATTTTTAACTTATTAAATATAGTGGTAATGTGCATGCCTTTAATATATGGTTCTTAGATACAGATCAGAAGAAGAGTGTTTGGAATCTTTTGGCGGTGGAAAGGTTGCAATTGCTGCTTCTCGGTGCAGCAGATTTTGTTTGTTATTTGTGCTTTTTGAACCATCATTTTACATTTGTGGCTCTCTAGTGCTTGAGATAAggtaatttttttccttttttgtttgtttcatcCCTTCTGACTGAGGTTGATGGAGGGAATCCAAGAGGAAGAGGGAAGCAGTTTGCTTTTCTGCAGCTTGATGAGTCTTGCTTTCTTATGCAACTTAGGTAAGAGCATCAACCAAGATGGCAATAAGGAGGTGAATCCAATgagttttcccttcttttttcttttttttttttttgaatcctgAAAGTGTTACTACTACACAAGAGAAATGAAATTTGAActgcaaatttttttattattccctTCAGTCTACTGCATCAAGATATCAATTTTACTAGTGAGTCTGATTTTCACTCGTGAAACAAGAAGATTCAAATGAACGATGCATTTATTTACCCTCTTGGTAGACTCAAATTCACATTGAAAGTCTTAAATTTGCTGCTTATAAGACGATGACAAAGAAAAAGTTTCAGGTGTCGTAGTGATTTCAAAGTAACGTTGCAAAGAGGATAAATCTCACTCTCAAACCTAATGTCTGGGTGAGGGCTTAAGTCTATTATCAAGCCATGATCTTCGCCTCTAGTATATTGCAGTTTTTACTGGATATTTTTGTATGCTTATTGACATGTCAATATCTTTTGCTTCTTTCTCTGCAGACCTCTTTCTCATGACCACCTAATACCTAGCTACTTCCTTCACTGATACATGCCGTAAGGATTTTATTTGGTTTccttttgttattatttttatctGATTTAAACTATAGAATTAGCAAAATTAATTGATTTTGGCAAAATCAAGTGATTTCTTTCCTTGATGCGCTTTTCCGAAAAAGTTGTTCATGTAGTCCTCAAATATTACTTCTTTATAGTGAGCCACTCCATCACGTTCCACCAGTTGAGGCAGTGGACCAATTTTCTCCGTCGGTCTTGGAACGGTAAAAATTGGTATGGACACTCTCGATTGTTTGTTTGTGGTACGAACTCTATGCTCAGCACTTTTGTACCTTCCATTGCTTAGGATCTGGGGAACAAAATAAAACGCCTAATAAGTGCTTGTATGATTGCATATAATCATATCAATATTTTTGTTCGATGTACAAGAGGCAGGAAGCATTCGATCTTGCACAATTTGGGGAGGAGGAGGTCTGATGTGGTAATCAACTTCTAAGGGTGTGCAGTgaaaatttgataaatttacTGACGTACATTTGAATTTACCTAGTGCCATTGCTCCTGTTCAGCTTAAAATTGGTGCATGCACTCAATTATTTCCAAATCAAATTTGGTACCTTTATATTGGCTCGAAGATAGGAAGAACACTTGATGGTTGAATAGATGAcctcaaaaatcatcaaaaagcTTATTgtgttcatatatatatataaaaggttGTATCCCAACTACCATGCCGCCAACCCCAAGCTTGACGCTTTCATgggaagcaaaagaagaaaagatatAGATGGTAAAAGTTACTAcaagcatagttattaaatctGCCTCGTCCAAAGgttgaaatttattttttttaataaattgataaaaaagTATTGCTATATCCTTGAAGATAAGtcaaataattttgttttatgtTTGGCTACATAATTTATTTGTAATAAGTACGATAAAATGAAATTAAGTCTTCTATTAATGTTTGTATGGTTATTATATATCCAAAAACACTTTATTATACATTTTGTGTATACTAAAATTACTATTTTGTATTATAAATATTAGTATCTATCGGTTGAACTAATGACTCATTGATTCGATCTTTTTGCAAGTTGCTTGTCGAGTCGGATTTAATAATTATGCCTACGAGAGGTAACATATACACTGACTTTTTTCAGAATATGTGTATGGCGCTATGTCTCTTAAAAAAGCAAATTTATCCTCTGCTGATTGGAATAGTAAAAGATGTTAAGAATGGAGCTCTAACCTGTAATGCATCTCCAACATTGATAACTAAAGCACCGGGGCACGGTGGAATCTCCAACCAGTCTTCTTTTTGACCTTCAACAGTATCGTTTTCTAGTTTTACATGTAAGCCTCCAATACCATCTTGTAATAACACAGTAAAAGTACCCATATCAGAATGGCGCCCCACACCAACAGTCAGTTCTGGATTTGGGCATGCAGGGTAAAAGTTCATGTTGACCATCTTTAAGCCTAAGAGTGATTCCACTCTTGAATCATCCACTTCCACTCCAAGATATCCGAATAATATTTCCAGTAGCCTTCTCACCATCTTTATTGAGGATTTCATGTAGTCAAGTGCCATTTCCCTGAtcaaaaagtaaaagaagaaaatttgagaaaatatgAGAAAACATTAGTGAGTTTATGAATCATCATTCTTAGATATGGTGAGCGAGTTCCACATTCCACTCTTGAATCATCCACTTCCACTCCAAGATATCCGAATAATATTTCCAGTAGCCTTCTCACCATCTTTATTGAGGATTTCATGTAGTCAAGTGCCATTTCCCTGAtcaaaaagtaaaagaagaaaatttgagaaaatatgAGAAAACATTAGTGAGTTTATGAATCATCATTCTTAGATATGGTGAGCGAGTTCCACTTGACACCAAAGTATGGCAAGGGTTTTAAAGGTTTGAAATTGTTTAAAACTAGAAGTGAATGATAGTGCTTGTAAAATCTCCTGCATGTTAGTCCATGATGACAAATGAGATGTTTAAAGAAATTCTAATTATGTAGTGAAGtttcttacttgcaatcttTAGGCCAATGCTCAAGAGCCTCTGAGTCATTAGTGTAAACCATGCTGACATAATCTTTCCATTCCAAAGCCTTTTCTTTATCAGGTGCAAAGCTGGTTCCATACTTCACAAGAGGGCTGGGACTAATTCCCTTCAAAAAAACAGCCTTTGACTCTGGAGGTTGGGCAAAAAACTGATGTGCCGCATCTTTCAGTGAGTCCAAGAGATCCACAGGCACACCATGGTTAACAACTTGGAAGAAGCCAAGAGTTTCAGAAGCTCTAACAATGGCCTCCACCACTTGGTCGTGGTCAGGACCATCCAGCTTTGATAAATCGATAGGCGAAGAATTCTCATAGGACCCTACAACAAGCTTTCCTATTCGCTCAAATGATGGTTGGACGTATCTGTCAGGTACCTTTTGTATTCCTGAATCCACCAGACCTTTAACCCCATTGCCCTTTTTTACGACAAAATCAAACAATGAGTTGCTATTATCAAAACTTGGAGCCATGTTTTCTTTGAGAAAAATGTTGAGTGTTTGTCAAATGCTAAGCACCCAAGACAGATCTATCAGTGTTGCAAGTGGCCTCCAATGGGTTCCAATAAATAAGCAGAATGATGGATTGGCTTTTTAAGCACAAAACTACATTCTTCCATGGAAAATCATAATTCAGTTAATCCATCAGTTCCTTGAGTCTGAACAGGTCAAGTCTACCACGCGTAGAAGAagaaatcatcatcatcaaagtTGGTAAATTGCCAACATTAGCTATAAATGAATGTTCCTCATTCACATGAACTAAAGTTGTTGAAAATGCACCAAGGtaaatcagtttttctttttccttttttttttttgaaaatttgaaagcaTGATTAACGAGTTTAGAAAGTCAAAAGATTGTGCTCTTTGGCATTAGTTTTACGGCATGCATCCAATATGATAGTCAAAAGATTATGCACTAAGCGAAGACTAAACACAAGAATTAGAAGCCATCAATTTTTGGATTGACAAAATTAGGAGTCAGGTTTTACCAATGTAGAAAAAGAGGCCGAGTCAATCTGGGCCACATAAAGATTTTATGAAGATATATCTGTAGCTTTGGGTGGGGAAAATTGTGAAAAGAGCATATGCTTTGCTTGATTATTCCATGAAGAAGgcaaagtttttaattttaggGCATTTGTATAAACAATACTTCTCTTGTATACATTTATCAGGATAAATTCTGCTAAATTAATTCTGTATTCGGAATCTATAAATTCTTATAGCTTCTGatttcggtttttttttttttagctttattACGGCCAAAAGCTGAAAGAAAAAACAGTtgaaaaaatcaccaaaaagatttcctaaaataaaaaactaaaagtagATCCAAAATATCAATTGAGAACAGGTCCAATGGATTCAAGAAATTCTGGCTAATAACCACTCAACTGCATAGAAACATGAAACTAAAAGCCGTCTAGGCAACCTTAGGGAAAAGACCATATATAGTATGAAGAACCATAAGAGTGAATAACGTAAGAATTGGGATAGAAAATATAGATTTGCAGTTTCGGTTCTCAGAGTTTTGGTACTACATCAAATTGAATGGTATCTAAAGTTTCAATAAAAACAAATATTGCCCCCGTTGCTTCCAAATTCGTCTCCAAAAGTTCAGGAAAACAAATCAGGTTGGTTTTGTATCCAATTTTGGCGACAGTAGTCCCCCGAAATTCACGGAAACGGATTCTAACGTTTCCAATAGTGAGCACGAAAGATAATTGACCAAATGCAGAAAATTGCTAATGGTGAATGTTCATCAGGCTGATGACATAAAAGACTTAGGAATATTTGCACAAATCACTTTCTTTTACtagaaaataaatccaaactttGGCAAACCGGATATTTGATTAACATCAGCATAAAAAGGCTGAGGAGACTCTGTATTGGGGGCTAAAGTTGAGACTTAAGAAATTGGAGGTCTTGGATTCAAATTATCCTTCCCCTTCCCACCTCTTAAATCTCACTCCTCTTCTctttaaagtaaataaataaaaaatataaaaaggcaTAGAAAGTGAAATAAAGAATTACTATGGAATTTCAATGGTGATAAATATTACTATTTCAGTAATTTTGCCTGCATTTGATAAACTTTCAATCTAttaatttttttgggtcaaaattaagAACATGAAAGACCGAATTTTATCTTGACACATTGTGCAGAAATTGGatattatttaaattttgaGGACTAAAACAGTCTTTTCTATTCAGAAAATAGTCCAAAATGTGCTCTCTTTGTTCACGAGGCATTCACATGTTTTAACACGTCCTTTCTGATGGACCCAAATAACAACAGAAATCTACAGCAAACTCAGGAAATCGAGAAAGAGATGATGGGAAAAGACTTTCCAATGACTCAAATGAAGCTGCGGCTGCGCGTTTCGCACATACAAACGAAACAGAGGCTACTGCTCTTTCAAGCCCTATGCGGCTTATAAAACTCACAACAGACACACACACGGAACTGCTACTCTGATTACTACTAGTACTAATAATAAGAGAACCAATCTCGCGACCACCCTTAAACACAATCATGCGACCTATTTAATCAACCAACTAAACCAAGACATACGTCTAATAACTCAACTAACCAATTAACATGAACTTggttaaattttttatattgcCTCCCTTAAACCAAGTTTTTTAAATCTGAACATTTCCAACATCTTCTTTATCTTTATAAATGTCTTCATCCTCAACGCTTTGGTAAACACTTGTTCTTCTATTCTACAGTAATCAATCTCATTTTCTTTCGTTTGAACCAACTTATATATGAAGTGATACTTGATATCTATGTGCCTAATACACTCATTGAAAACTGTGGGTTCTTGGACAACTTAATCATTGACGGACTCGGGGCAcggacggttgcaggtgcaaccgtccctgccaattttgatcattatcaACACCATGTAACTTTCTTTGTACatcgtgtaacttttttttcacaggatgtattttcacaacagatagTGGTGGGTCCCACatttgacgcgaaaatcgagttacatggtgtaatctcagccgcacaaaattttgagggccAATCTTGACCCTCAAccgtgcagggacggtcatactgatgaccgtccctgccccaaatccATCATTGACATACTagcacaatatatatatatatatattttgtagaATCAACCTGCTTATGTTGAAAAACACCAAGCATATGACGCAACTACAATGCCTAAGTTGCATTATTATCTAGTGTGATATACTCTGCTTCTACTATAGATAATGCATTCACTTGTTGCTTCTTAGAACTCTAGGGAAAAACTCCTGAatcaatgaaaaatgcatttcctGAATTATTTTTCATCGTAATTGCATTACGTACCTAATCACTATCTGTATAATCAAAT
This window contains:
- the LOC113691956 gene encoding scopoletin 8-hydroxylase-like, whose translation is MAPSFDNSNSLFDFVVKKGNGVKGLVDSGIQKVPDRYVQPSFERIGKLVVGSYENSSPIDLSKLDGPDHDQVVEAIVRASETLGFFQVVNHGVPVDLLDSLKDAAHQFFAQPPESKAVFLKGISPSPLVKYGTSFAPDKEKALEWKDYVSMVYTNDSEALEHWPKDCKEMALDYMKSSIKMVRRLLEILFGYLGVEVDDSRVESLLGLKMVNMNFYPACPNPELTVGVGRHSDMGTFTVLLQDGIGGLHVKLENDTVEGQKEDWLEIPPCPGALVINVGDALQILSNGRYKSAEHRVRTTNKQSRVSIPIFTVPRPTEKIGPLPQLVERDGVAHYKEVIFEDYMNNFFGKAHQGKKSLDFAKIN